One window of the Eucalyptus grandis isolate ANBG69807.140 chromosome 8, ASM1654582v1, whole genome shotgun sequence genome contains the following:
- the LOC104456738 gene encoding pectinesterase-like → MHSLRPHLLLLLLNLLAAAAAAASPETTAHFHTRRHLQVAHSTCQGTLYPDLCVSTLASFPDLASKSVPEIISSTVNLTSAQARSASSSCSALERRLAAKLGPLERRALDDCLELLARTVDEFGKAISDLSSANGPTAPAAHFHDLQTLLSGAMTNQYTCLDGFAYSKQKVRDAIQSKLFNISRHVSNSLVMLKKLPGVKGRPSGSPAAAGEVFPEYGRMRNGFPAWLSPKDRRLLQAPVSATSYNVSVAQDGTGNFTTVSAAVAAAPNASTTRFVIYIKAGSYFENVEVISKKTNIMFLGDGIGKTWIKGNRNVVDGWTTFRSATVAAVGSGFIAKGISFENYAGPSKHQAVAFRSGSDLSAFYSCSFIGYQDTLYVHSLRQFYRECDIYGTVDFIFGNAAVVFQNCNLYARKPNENQKNIFTAQGREDPNQNTGISILNCKVAAAADLIPVKSSFKTYLGRPWKEYSRTVYMLSNIEDVVDPAGWLEWNGTFALNTLYYAEYRNQGPGSNTSARVTWPGYKVLTNVTEATQFTVSSFIQGNDWLNGTSIPYYLGLN, encoded by the exons ATGCACAGTCTCCGGCcacacctcctcctcctcctcctcaacctcctcgccgccgccgccgccgccgccagcccGGAAACCACCGCGCATTTCCACACCCGCCGCCACCTCCAAGTCGCGCACTCCACCTGCCAAGGCACTCTCTACCCGGACCTCTGCGTCTCCACCCTCGCCTCCTTCCCCGACCTCGCCTCCAAGTCCGTCCCGGAGATCATCTCCTCCACCGTCAACCTCACCTCCGCCCAGGCCCGGTCCGCCTCCTCCAGCTGCTCCGCCCTCGAGCGGCGCCTCGCCGCCAAGCTCGGCCCCCTCGAGCGCCGCGCCCTCGACGACTGCCTCGAGCTCCTCGCCCGCACCGTCGACGAGTTCGGCAAGGCCATCTCCGACCTCTCCAGCGCGAATGGCCCGACCGCCCCGGCGGCGCACTTCCACGACCTCCAGACGCTCCTGAGCGGCGCCATGACGAACCAGTACACGTGCCTCGACGGCTTCGCGTACAGCAAGCAGAAAGTGCGGGACGCGATCCAGAGTAAACTCTTCAACATCTCCCGCCACGTCAGCAACTCGCTGGTCATGCTCAAGAAGCTGCCCGGCGTGAAGGGGAGGCCGTCCGGCTCGCccgcggcggcgggggaggtcTTTCCGGAGTACGGCAGGATGAGGAACGGGTTCCCGGCGTGGCTGTCGCCCAAGGACAGGAGGTTGTTGCAGGCTCCGGTGAGCGCGACAAGCTACAATGTGAGCGTGGCGCAGGACGGGACGGGAAATTTCACCACCGTCAGCGCGGCGGTGGCCGCCGCCCCAAATGCCAGCACCACCAG GTTTGTGATATACATAAAAGCAGGGTCCTACTTCGAGAATGTGGAGGTAATTAGCAAGAAGACGAATATCATGTTTCTGGGGGACGGCATCGGGAAGACGTGGATCAAGGGCAACCGGAATGTCGTCGACGGCTGGACCACCTTCCGATCCGCCACTGTTG CTGCGGTCGGGAGTGGATTCATAGCGAAGGGCATATCATTCGAGAACTATGCCGGTCCGAGCAAGCACCAGGCCGTGGCCTTCCGGAGCGGCTCCGACCTCTCTGCCTTCTACAGTTGCAGCTTCATTGGCTACCAAGACACGCTCTATGTCCACTCCCTCCGCCAATTCTATCGCGAGTGTGACATTTACGGCACGGTCGACTTCATCTTCGGGAATGCAGCTGTGGTCTTCCAAAATTGCAACTTGTACGCACGCAAGCCAAATGAGAACCAGAAGAACATATTCACGGCGCAGGGGAGGGAGGACCCCAACCAGAACACGGGGATCTCAATCCTTAACTGCAAGGTTGCGGCCGCAGCGGACCTAATCCCTGTGAAGTCCTCGTTCAAAACATACCTAGGTCGCCCATGGAAGGAGTACTCCAGGACGGTCTACATGTTGTCGAACATCGAAGACGTGGTGGACCCTGCCGGGTGGTTGGAATGGAACGGGACGTTCGCATTGAACACGTTGTACTATGCAGAATACCGGAACCAAGGGCCAGGTTCGAACACGAGTGCCAGAGTAACATGGCCTGGTTATAAAGTCCTTACCAATGTCACGGAGGCTACTCAGTTCACGGTCTCCTCCTTTATACAAGGAAATGACTGGCTCAATGGTACAAGCATTCCTTATTATCTTGGTTTGAATTGA